A stretch of Streptomyces vietnamensis DNA encodes these proteins:
- a CDS encoding ABC transporter ATP-binding protein, whose protein sequence is MRLEHVGRRHGLRGPWVLREVSLDLSAAALVRVVGTNGTGKSTLLRLLAGVDAPTEGRVTGRPARTAYVPERFPVALPFTALDYLVHLGRVQGLGRAAARARAGEWLERFGAGEHARTGLAELSKGTSQKVAVAQALLADPALLVLDEAWTGLDTGARAELDAAVRERLAAGATVVFVDHDPRRLEGEAGVVYGVEAGRVRELTPSPAGAAAATTGLPETRTGLPAAGPELASAVGSGLSPAVGLVAGPVPGLALVRIVASGGSALPGRLPGDPVVAPGADGRTTVLTVGAAHSDALLGVLLAASWHIHHLGTEGVRV, encoded by the coding sequence TTGAGGCTGGAGCACGTCGGGCGGCGGCACGGCCTTCGCGGGCCGTGGGTCCTGCGGGAGGTCTCGCTCGACCTGTCCGCCGCCGCCCTCGTGCGGGTCGTCGGCACCAACGGCACCGGCAAGTCCACCCTTCTCCGGCTGCTCGCCGGCGTCGACGCGCCCACCGAGGGCCGCGTCACCGGCCGTCCCGCCCGCACCGCGTACGTCCCCGAGCGTTTCCCGGTCGCCCTTCCCTTCACGGCCCTCGACTACCTGGTCCACCTCGGCCGCGTCCAGGGCCTCGGCCGGGCGGCGGCGCGGGCCCGGGCGGGGGAGTGGCTGGAGCGCTTCGGGGCCGGCGAGCACGCGCGTACGGGGCTCGCGGAGCTCTCCAAGGGCACCAGCCAGAAGGTCGCCGTCGCCCAGGCCCTCCTCGCCGACCCGGCCCTGCTCGTCCTCGACGAGGCCTGGACCGGCCTCGACACCGGCGCCCGCGCCGAACTGGACGCCGCCGTCCGCGAACGCCTCGCGGCGGGCGCGACGGTGGTCTTCGTCGACCACGACCCCCGTCGCCTTGAGGGGGAGGCGGGGGTCGTGTACGGGGTGGAGGCGGGCCGGGTACGGGAACTGACGCCGTCACCGGCGGGGGCCGCGGCGGCGACGACCGGCCTGCCGGAGACGCGGACCGGTCTTCCGGCGGCCGGGCCCGAGCTCGCGTCTGCGGTCGGGTCCGGTCTCTCGCCCGCGGTCGGGCTCGTGGCCGGTCCGGTTCCGGGCCTGGCCCTCGTCCGCATCGTCGCCTCCGGTGGTTCGGCGCTGCCCGGGCGGCTGCCCGGGGACCCGGTCGTCGCCCCCGGCGCCGACGGTCGCACCACCGTCCTCACCGTGGGCGCCGCGCACTCCGACGCCCTCCTCGGCGTGCTCCTCGCCGCCTCCTGGCACATCCACCACCTCGGCACCGAAGGCGTACGGGTATGA
- a CDS encoding ABC transporter, with product MTALLRYQSGLLLRSQRWLAPLLLYAAFIGVGVQAGEPVLGALGFSAAALLPVSAWTVRICLTQEPPAARGVVAAAAGRGRAHLAALLTGAAWPVLVGTVAVLAVTAIADRRGVTVPAAVSAGLLAASACALTGAVVGALASRPFVRAPGWSLAALVLGSLLALVTTGSPAKYAMTALVTGARTTTADPPWLACAGALLLAAATAALASRATARLE from the coding sequence ATGACGGCGCTCCTGCGCTACCAGTCGGGTCTGCTGCTCCGCTCCCAGCGCTGGCTGGCGCCGCTGCTCCTGTACGCGGCCTTCATCGGCGTCGGCGTCCAGGCCGGCGAACCGGTGCTCGGCGCGCTCGGCTTCAGCGCCGCCGCCCTGCTCCCGGTGTCCGCCTGGACCGTACGGATCTGCCTCACCCAGGAGCCGCCCGCCGCCCGCGGCGTGGTCGCGGCGGCGGCCGGCCGGGGCCGTGCGCATCTCGCGGCGCTGCTCACCGGGGCCGCCTGGCCGGTCCTCGTCGGTACGGTCGCCGTGCTCGCGGTGACGGCGATCGCCGATCGGCGCGGGGTCACCGTGCCCGCCGCGGTCTCCGCCGGGCTGCTCGCGGCGTCGGCCTGCGCCCTGACGGGAGCCGTCGTCGGCGCGTTGGCCTCCCGCCCGTTCGTCCGGGCTCCCGGCTGGTCCCTCGCGGCCCTGGTCCTCGGGTCGCTCCTCGCGCTCGTGACGACCGGTTCCCCGGCCAAGTACGCCATGACCGCCCTCGTCACCGGAGCCCGTACGACGACCGCCGACCCGCCCTGGCTCGCCTGCGCCGGCGCGCTGCTCCTGGCGGCGGCGACGGCGGCGCTCGCGTCCCGGGCGACGGCCCGCCTGGAGTGA
- a CDS encoding polysaccharide deacetylase family protein: protein MAALGLLGAALVGCGTGAAENPAPKAKAAVSTSPSVSTSPSAEPSAAAPGPKPARVPAAPPTMAPGPGGLTPVYMRRAKGTEKVVALTFDADMTADQGPRAARGEHFDNPELIATLRRLKVDATVFMTGRWAEEYPDQAKSIGGDPRFEIANHSYSHYAFASPCYGLPTVPGPDMASDVQRAFDSFRDAGAVNVVPYFRFPGGCYDDAALRALAPVGVTAVQWDVVSGDAFAKDADAVAEQVLDGVKPGSLVVMHCTRSAAPVTERAIRRIVPELRARGYRFVKVSELMSR, encoded by the coding sequence ATGGCGGCGCTCGGTCTCCTGGGCGCCGCCCTCGTCGGCTGCGGCACCGGCGCGGCCGAGAACCCGGCGCCCAAGGCGAAGGCGGCCGTCTCCACGAGCCCCTCGGTCTCCACGAGCCCCTCGGCCGAGCCCAGCGCCGCCGCCCCCGGCCCGAAGCCCGCGCGCGTGCCCGCCGCCCCGCCGACCATGGCGCCCGGGCCCGGCGGCCTCACCCCCGTGTACATGCGCCGCGCCAAGGGCACCGAGAAGGTCGTCGCGCTCACCTTCGACGCCGACATGACGGCCGATCAAGGCCCCCGGGCCGCGCGCGGCGAGCACTTCGACAACCCCGAGCTCATCGCGACCCTGCGCCGGCTCAAGGTGGACGCGACCGTGTTCATGACCGGCCGCTGGGCGGAGGAGTACCCGGACCAGGCCAAGTCCATCGGCGGCGACCCCCGCTTCGAGATCGCCAACCACTCCTACAGCCACTACGCCTTCGCGTCCCCCTGCTACGGCCTGCCGACCGTCCCCGGGCCCGACATGGCGTCCGACGTGCAGCGCGCCTTCGACTCCTTCCGGGACGCCGGGGCCGTCAACGTCGTCCCGTACTTCCGCTTCCCCGGCGGCTGCTACGACGACGCGGCCCTGCGCGCCCTCGCCCCCGTCGGGGTCACCGCGGTCCAGTGGGACGTGGTCAGCGGCGACGCCTTCGCGAAGGACGCCGACGCCGTCGCCGAACAGGTCCTCGACGGGGTGAAGCCCGGTTCGCTCGTCGTCATGCACTGCACGCGCAGCGCGGCCCCCGTGACCGAGCGGGCGATCCGCCGGATCGTCCCGGAGCTCCGGGCCCGCGGCTACCGCTTCGTGAAGGTCTCGGAGCTCATGAGCCGCTAG
- a CDS encoding helix-turn-helix domain-containing protein, translated as MTEVARTRGSSSEIERGEVPEVAALGNVLKELFTRLGISQSQYAYRVHLDKSAVSRYLSGRRVAPQDFIDRLVREIEDHLGAPLQLEAKEALRGRRLEALRVCSPDEYRLESLRDELARSRRDTERAHRNIEALNALLDKKEAEARGVADDLTSLRLDWGAERSAFARAQEDLLRQIDRLRQDLQDAEHLRAEAERQTRELRDHVLDLEEELSRRSAVTPGDVPLELFKQQLQRMWDEEDLTEAARDLTEAAWSRPLEDVAELLRWLREIGAAPETFAADVARLRPLEDVLAFSPEVTRLGRSRVRESWVSAVAARVTERNAAAVYQGLRDPETRSEAEADRILAEAVGRVQSNAEAVALVSAALTGTAPPARLPRVAEKLARGSRLDLLGIRVAVGLAQAGRYDVAALVIAVAAGHAPDREGDEIDDVRLARCLRELDEDLIASLFDLVTWLDDTTVMTTFADRLARAHEKALLERLLTTMAEHGRLELLDLFDVRTSGRLKRAVRDVRASRGQ; from the coding sequence GTGACCGAAGTCGCACGTACGCGGGGGAGTTCGTCGGAGATCGAGCGCGGAGAGGTCCCGGAGGTTGCGGCGCTCGGCAACGTGTTGAAGGAGCTGTTCACCAGGCTGGGCATCAGCCAGAGCCAGTACGCGTACCGCGTCCACCTCGACAAGTCCGCCGTCTCCCGCTACCTCTCCGGCCGCCGGGTCGCGCCCCAGGACTTCATCGACCGCCTGGTCCGGGAGATCGAGGACCACCTCGGAGCCCCGCTCCAGCTGGAGGCGAAGGAGGCGCTGCGCGGCCGGCGCCTCGAGGCGCTGCGGGTCTGCAGCCCGGACGAGTACCGCCTGGAGAGCCTGCGGGACGAGCTGGCGCGCTCACGGCGCGACACGGAGCGGGCGCACCGCAACATCGAGGCGTTGAACGCGTTGCTGGACAAGAAGGAGGCGGAGGCGCGGGGCGTCGCCGACGACCTCACGAGCCTCCGCCTCGACTGGGGCGCGGAGCGGTCCGCCTTCGCCCGCGCCCAGGAGGACCTCCTCCGCCAGATCGACCGGCTCCGCCAGGACCTCCAGGACGCGGAACACCTCCGGGCGGAGGCGGAACGCCAGACCCGCGAGCTGCGGGACCACGTCCTCGACCTGGAGGAGGAGCTGTCGCGGCGGTCGGCGGTCACGCCCGGCGATGTGCCGCTGGAGCTGTTCAAGCAGCAGCTCCAGCGGATGTGGGACGAGGAGGACCTGACCGAGGCGGCGCGGGACCTGACCGAGGCGGCCTGGTCGCGGCCGCTGGAGGACGTGGCGGAGCTGCTCCGCTGGCTGCGGGAGATCGGCGCGGCCCCGGAGACCTTCGCCGCGGACGTGGCACGGCTGAGGCCGTTGGAGGACGTCCTGGCGTTCAGCCCGGAGGTCACGAGGCTCGGACGCTCCAGGGTCAGGGAGTCGTGGGTGTCCGCCGTCGCCGCCCGGGTCACCGAGCGCAACGCGGCCGCCGTCTACCAGGGGCTGCGAGACCCCGAGACCCGCTCCGAGGCCGAGGCCGACCGCATCCTCGCCGAGGCGGTCGGCCGCGTGCAGAGCAACGCGGAGGCGGTCGCCCTGGTGTCGGCCGCGCTGACCGGCACGGCGCCCCCGGCCCGCCTGCCGCGCGTGGCCGAGAAGCTCGCCAGGGGGAGCCGGCTCGACCTGCTCGGCATACGGGTCGCGGTCGGGCTCGCACAGGCGGGGAGGTACGACGTGGCGGCCCTCGTGATCGCCGTCGCGGCCGGCCACGCGCCGGACCGGGAGGGGGACGAGATCGACGACGTGCGGCTCGCCCGCTGTCTCCGGGAGCTCGACGAGGACCTGATCGCGTCCCTGTTCGACCTGGTGACGTGGCTGGACGACACGACCGTCATGACGACCTTCGCCGACCGGCTCGCCCGCGCGCACGAGAAGGCGCTCCTGGAGCGGCTGCTCACCACCATGGCCGAGCACGGAAGGCTGGAGCTCCTCGACCTCTTCGACGTCCGGACGTCCGGACGGCTGAAGCGCGCGGTCAGGGACGTGCGCGCCTCACGTGGCCAGTAG
- a CDS encoding PPK2 family polyphosphate kinase translates to MAKRDGGKKKRKAPWPVPAPEPALRDVLRVPEGERIDLTAYDARATPAGPADKATGLAATAALGPRLAELQERLYAASTAGDRRRLLLVLQGMDTSGKGGTVKHVIGHFNPSGCRIRAFKAPTREEQNHPFLWRIMRALPQPGEIGIFDRSHYEDVLVARVRELAPRRLISRRYGQINRFEKSLAEDGVTVVKVFLHLSYEEQRDRLLKRLDNPDKHWKFDPGDIEERALWPEYRKAYEIALERCTTDEAPWYLVPADRKWYRNWAISKLLLEHLEALDPKYPPGDFDVAECRARLLAT, encoded by the coding sequence GTGGCGAAGAGGGACGGCGGGAAGAAGAAGCGGAAGGCGCCCTGGCCCGTACCCGCTCCCGAGCCCGCACTCCGTGACGTCCTCCGCGTCCCCGAGGGGGAGCGGATCGACCTCACCGCGTACGACGCCCGGGCGACCCCCGCCGGTCCCGCCGACAAGGCGACGGGCCTGGCCGCCACCGCCGCCCTCGGGCCGCGCCTCGCCGAACTCCAGGAACGCCTGTACGCGGCGAGCACCGCCGGCGACCGCCGGCGGCTGCTCCTCGTCCTCCAGGGCATGGACACCAGCGGCAAGGGCGGCACGGTCAAGCACGTCATCGGGCACTTCAACCCGTCCGGCTGCCGCATCCGCGCCTTCAAGGCGCCGACCCGGGAGGAGCAGAACCACCCCTTCCTCTGGCGGATCATGCGGGCGCTCCCCCAGCCGGGCGAGATCGGCATCTTCGACCGCTCGCACTACGAGGACGTCCTCGTCGCCCGCGTCCGCGAGCTGGCCCCGCGCCGCCTGATCAGCCGCCGCTACGGCCAGATCAACCGCTTCGAGAAGTCCCTCGCCGAGGACGGGGTGACCGTGGTCAAGGTCTTCCTCCACCTCTCGTACGAGGAACAGCGCGACCGGCTCCTCAAGCGCCTCGACAACCCCGACAAGCACTGGAAGTTCGACCCGGGCGACATCGAGGAGCGGGCGCTGTGGCCGGAGTACCGGAAGGCGTACGAGATCGCCCTCGAACGCTGCACGACGGACGAGGCCCCGTGGTACCTGGTCCCGGCGGACCGCAAGTGGTACCGCAACTGGGCGATCAGCAAGCTGCTGCTCGAACACCTGGAGGCGCTGGATCCGAAGTACCCGCCGGGGGACTTCGACGTGGCGGAGTGCCGGGCGCGGCTACTGGCCACGTGA
- a CDS encoding alkaline phosphatase PhoX: MSATRRQILSRTGASVAGIAFTGALSELFAGSASAASRTGGYGPLVPDPDGLLDLPAGFRYKVLSRMGDPLRSGEGLVPSNHDGMGAFAGRRGRVHLVRNHENRVTGKIPVPTVPGLTYDPAGKGGCTVLELDGRNNVLDERVGIAGTAVNCAGGPTPWNTWLTCEETEDRTGTNGYTKDHGFIFEVDGADPHRTGAVPLTAMGRFQHEAIAVDPASGIVYETEDAFERPFGLFYRFLPEKPLGGTGSLRAGGALEAMRVPGVPDLSVVQETGARFDGIEWVPVPDPLATSTSIRHQDFGPRGITHAQKLEGCYWGGRAVYFVSSFARAKDGSAATHFGQVWKYEPHKRRLTLVVVFGPSTDVRLPGESPDNICLAPTGGLMVCEDGNGAQHVFGVSTEGEVYAVARGAQNIGTPEAPEWGEFAGVTFSPDRSTMYVNCYTPGTTFAVTGPWC; encoded by the coding sequence ATGTCCGCAACACGACGTCAGATCCTCTCCCGCACCGGCGCCTCCGTCGCCGGGATCGCCTTCACGGGCGCCCTCTCCGAACTCTTCGCCGGCAGTGCGAGTGCCGCGTCCCGAACGGGCGGCTACGGCCCCCTCGTACCCGACCCGGACGGTCTCCTCGACCTCCCGGCCGGCTTCCGCTACAAGGTCCTCTCCCGGATGGGCGACCCGCTCCGCTCCGGCGAGGGCCTGGTCCCCAGCAACCACGACGGCATGGGCGCCTTCGCCGGCCGCCGCGGCCGGGTGCACCTCGTCCGCAACCACGAGAACCGGGTCACCGGGAAGATCCCCGTCCCCACCGTCCCCGGTCTCACGTACGACCCGGCCGGCAAGGGCGGCTGTACGGTCCTCGAACTCGACGGCCGGAACAACGTCCTGGACGAGCGGGTCGGCATCGCCGGGACCGCCGTCAACTGCGCGGGCGGCCCCACCCCCTGGAACACCTGGCTGACCTGCGAGGAGACCGAGGACCGGACCGGCACCAACGGCTACACCAAAGACCACGGCTTCATCTTCGAGGTCGACGGCGCCGACCCGCACCGCACCGGAGCCGTCCCGCTCACCGCGATGGGCCGCTTCCAGCACGAGGCGATCGCCGTCGACCCGGCGAGCGGCATCGTGTACGAGACGGAGGACGCCTTCGAACGGCCCTTCGGCCTCTTCTACCGCTTCCTGCCGGAGAAGCCGCTCGGCGGCACCGGCTCGCTGCGCGCGGGCGGCGCCCTGGAGGCCATGCGGGTGCCCGGCGTACCCGACCTCTCCGTCGTCCAGGAGACCGGCGCCCGCTTCGACGGCATCGAGTGGGTCCCCGTACCGGACCCGCTGGCGACGTCGACCTCCATCCGGCACCAGGACTTCGGGCCCAGGGGCATCACGCACGCCCAGAAGCTGGAGGGCTGCTACTGGGGCGGGCGGGCCGTCTACTTCGTGTCCTCCTTCGCGCGGGCCAAGGACGGCTCGGCGGCCACGCACTTCGGCCAGGTGTGGAAGTACGAGCCGCACAAGCGCCGGCTCACGCTCGTCGTGGTCTTCGGCCCGAGCACCGACGTCCGGCTGCCCGGCGAGTCCCCGGACAACATCTGCCTGGCGCCGACCGGGGGCCTGATGGTCTGCGAGGACGGCAACGGGGCGCAGCACGTCTTCGGGGTGAGCACGGAGGGCGAGGTGTACGCGGTGGCCCGGGGCGCCCAGAACATCGGGACGCCGGAGGCCCCGGAGTGGGGCGAGTTCGCGGGCGTCACCTTCTCCCCGGACCGCTCGACGATGTACGTCAACTGCTACACGCCCGGCACGACGTTCGCGGTGACGGGCCCGTGGTGCTGA
- a CDS encoding OsmC family protein — MATVRHAHTVWQGDLLKGSGVVTLDSSGLGSYDVSWPARSEEPNGKTSPEELIAAAHSSCFSMAFSNGLAKAGHAPERLETKADVTFQPGEGITGIHLTVRGTVSGLDADEFQALAEDAKKNCPVSQALTGTTITLTAELT; from the coding sequence ATGGCCACCGTGCGTCACGCCCACACCGTCTGGCAGGGCGACCTCCTCAAGGGCTCCGGCGTCGTCACCCTCGACTCCTCCGGCCTCGGCTCGTACGACGTCTCCTGGCCGGCCCGGTCGGAGGAGCCCAACGGCAAGACGAGCCCCGAGGAGCTCATCGCGGCCGCGCACTCCTCCTGCTTCTCGATGGCCTTCTCGAACGGCCTGGCCAAGGCGGGCCACGCGCCCGAGCGCCTGGAGACGAAGGCCGACGTCACGTTCCAGCCGGGCGAGGGCATCACCGGCATCCACCTCACCGTGCGCGGCACGGTCTCCGGCCTCGACGCGGACGAGTTCCAGGCGCTCGCCGAGGACGCGAAGAAGAACTGCCCGGTCAGCCAGGCGCTCACGGGCACGACGATCACCCTCACCGCCGAACTGACCTGA
- the zapE gene encoding cell division protein ZapE: MSTRALTEAASPEAAPLSLCSREPHVPADRLVAEMVPPPRFDSVRFDTYLPDPNQPSQTDAVKILSSFAEGLGGAHATGAGKRRWFAKKPAAPSGPRGVYLDGGYGVGKTHLLASLWHATPAEPALKAFGTFVELTNLVGALGFQQTVQTLSGHRLLCIDEFELDDPGDTVLVSSLLGKLVESGVALAATSNTLPGKLGEGRFAAADFLREIQGLSAHFRPLRIDGEDYRHRGLPEAPSPYSDQVVTQTAYATPGASLDDFPHLLEHLARVHPSRYGALTDDLGAVCLTDVQPVPDQSTALRLVVLADRLYDREIPVLASGLPFDKLFSDEMLNGGYRKKYFRAISRLTALARDAKGLVAQ; encoded by the coding sequence GTGTCGACCCGTGCCCTCACCGAAGCGGCTTCTCCCGAAGCGGCCCCGCTCTCGCTCTGCTCCCGAGAGCCCCACGTCCCCGCCGACCGCCTCGTCGCGGAGATGGTGCCGCCGCCGCGCTTCGACTCCGTACGCTTCGACACGTACCTCCCCGACCCGAACCAGCCGAGCCAGACGGACGCCGTCAAGATCCTCAGCTCCTTCGCCGAGGGCCTCGGCGGGGCGCACGCCACCGGCGCCGGCAAGCGCCGCTGGTTCGCGAAGAAGCCGGCCGCGCCGAGCGGCCCGCGCGGGGTCTACCTGGACGGCGGGTACGGCGTCGGCAAGACCCACCTGCTGGCCTCGCTGTGGCACGCGACCCCCGCGGAGCCCGCGCTGAAGGCCTTCGGCACCTTCGTCGAGCTGACCAACCTGGTCGGCGCGCTCGGCTTCCAGCAGACCGTGCAGACGCTGAGCGGACACCGTCTCCTCTGCATCGACGAGTTCGAGCTCGACGACCCGGGCGACACCGTCCTCGTCTCCAGCCTCCTCGGCAAGCTCGTCGAGTCGGGCGTGGCCCTCGCCGCCACCTCGAACACGCTCCCGGGCAAGCTCGGCGAGGGCCGCTTCGCCGCCGCCGACTTCCTCCGCGAGATCCAGGGCCTCTCCGCCCACTTCCGGCCGCTGCGGATCGACGGCGAGGACTACCGCCACCGCGGTCTGCCCGAGGCCCCCTCCCCGTACTCCGACCAGGTCGTCACCCAGACCGCGTACGCGACGCCCGGCGCCTCCCTCGACGACTTCCCGCACCTGCTCGAACACCTGGCCAGGGTTCACCCGAGCCGGTACGGCGCCCTCACCGACGACCTCGGCGCCGTCTGCCTCACCGACGTCCAGCCGGTCCCGGACCAGTCGACGGCCCTGCGGCTCGTCGTCCTCGCCGACCGCCTGTACGACCGCGAGATACCCGTGCTGGCCTCCGGACTCCCCTTCGACAAGCTCTTCAGCGACGAGATGCTGAACGGCGGCTACCGCAAGAAGTACTTCCGGGCGATCTCCCGGCTCACCGCGCTCGCCCGCGACGCGAAGGGCCTCGTCGCGCAGTAG
- a CDS encoding pyrimidine reductase family protein, whose amino-acid sequence MRQLFPVTDMTAAADREWSLDALADAYAYPEGDDPWLRANMVSSLDGAGQHGGRSQPLSSETDMRIFGILRGLADVVVVGAETVRLEGYRPARAREAFAARRAAAGQGPAPVIAVVSASLNLDFSLPLFTEPLVPTLILTGAVAPPDRIEAARAAGAVVLIAGDGPGVEPARAVAALAERGLRRQLTEGGPRLLGQFVAAEVLDELCLTVSPTMTAGDAQRIAGGPSVAVPTRFQVASVMEQDGFLFTRYRRI is encoded by the coding sequence ATGCGCCAGCTCTTCCCTGTGACGGACATGACAGCCGCTGCCGACCGGGAGTGGTCGCTCGACGCCCTCGCGGACGCCTATGCGTATCCGGAGGGCGACGATCCGTGGCTGCGGGCCAACATGGTCTCCTCGCTCGACGGGGCGGGCCAGCACGGGGGGCGCTCCCAGCCCCTCTCCTCCGAGACGGACATGCGGATCTTCGGGATCCTGCGCGGGCTCGCCGACGTGGTCGTGGTGGGTGCGGAAACGGTACGCCTGGAGGGCTACCGGCCGGCACGCGCGCGGGAGGCCTTCGCGGCCCGCCGGGCCGCCGCCGGACAGGGCCCGGCGCCCGTGATCGCCGTGGTCAGCGCCTCCCTGAACCTCGACTTCTCGCTGCCGCTCTTCACCGAGCCGCTGGTGCCGACCCTGATCCTCACGGGGGCCGTCGCGCCCCCCGACCGGATCGAGGCCGCCCGGGCGGCGGGCGCCGTGGTGCTGATCGCGGGCGACGGGCCCGGGGTGGAGCCGGCCCGCGCGGTGGCGGCGCTCGCGGAGCGCGGGCTGCGCCGCCAGCTGACCGAGGGCGGGCCCCGGCTGCTCGGCCAGTTCGTGGCGGCGGAGGTCCTCGACGAGCTGTGCCTGACGGTCTCGCCGACGATGACCGCGGGTGATGCTCAGCGGATCGCCGGAGGGCCTTCGGTGGCCGTCCCGACACGCTTCCAGGTGGCTTCCGTGATGGAGCAGGACGGCTTCCTCTTCACCCGCTACCGTCGGATCTGA
- the murC gene encoding UDP-N-acetylmuramate--L-alanine ligase, producing MAPAIPAAMERPHFIGIGGAGMSGIAKILAQRGAKVAGSDAKESATAESLRALGATVHIGHAAEHLADDASAVVVSSAIRADNPELARAAELGIPVVHRSDALASLMDGLRAIAVAGTHGKTTTTSMLAVALTELGLDPSYAIGGDLHGPGTNARHGSGEVFVAEADESDRSFQKYDPEVAIVLNVELDHHANYASMDEIYESFEAFTAKIRPGGTLVVGEHAGARELARRVADREGLSVITVGESEDSDARILKIVPNGMKSEVTVLLDGVEHTFTVSVPGRHYAHNAAAALAAGARVGIDPAELAQALTAYTGVGRRLQLKGEAKGVQVIDSYAHHPTEMTADLEAMRGAAGASRLLVVFQPHLFSRTQELGKEMGDALALADASVVLDIYPAREDPIPGVTSELIIAAAERAGAAVTPVHDKTTVPDVIAGMAGPGDLVLTMGAGDVTDLGPQILARLSN from the coding sequence ATGGCACCCGCCATCCCTGCCGCCATGGAACGGCCGCACTTCATCGGCATCGGCGGTGCCGGAATGTCGGGCATCGCGAAGATCCTCGCCCAGCGCGGCGCCAAGGTCGCCGGCAGCGACGCCAAGGAGTCCGCGACCGCCGAGTCGCTGCGCGCCCTCGGCGCCACCGTGCACATCGGCCACGCCGCCGAGCACCTCGCCGACGACGCCTCCGCCGTCGTCGTCTCCAGCGCCATCCGCGCCGACAACCCCGAGCTGGCCCGCGCCGCCGAGCTCGGCATCCCCGTCGTCCACCGCTCCGACGCGCTCGCCTCCCTCATGGACGGCCTGCGCGCGATCGCGGTCGCCGGTACGCACGGCAAGACGACCACCACCTCCATGCTGGCCGTCGCCCTCACCGAGCTCGGCCTGGACCCCTCGTACGCGATCGGCGGCGACCTGCACGGTCCCGGCACGAACGCGCGCCACGGCTCCGGCGAGGTCTTCGTCGCCGAGGCCGACGAGAGCGACCGCAGCTTCCAGAAGTACGACCCCGAGGTCGCGATCGTCCTCAACGTCGAGCTGGACCACCACGCGAACTACGCGTCCATGGACGAGATCTACGAGTCCTTCGAGGCCTTCACCGCCAAGATCCGCCCCGGCGGCACCCTGGTCGTCGGCGAGCACGCGGGCGCCCGCGAGCTGGCCCGCCGGGTCGCGGACCGCGAGGGCCTCTCCGTGATCACCGTCGGCGAGTCCGAGGACTCCGACGCCCGCATCCTCAAGATCGTCCCGAACGGGATGAAGAGCGAGGTGACGGTCCTCCTCGACGGCGTCGAGCACACCTTCACCGTCTCCGTCCCCGGCCGCCACTACGCCCACAACGCCGCCGCGGCCCTGGCCGCCGGCGCCCGCGTCGGCATCGACCCGGCCGAGCTCGCCCAGGCCCTCACCGCGTACACCGGTGTCGGCCGCCGCCTCCAGCTCAAGGGCGAGGCCAAGGGCGTACAGGTCATCGACTCGTACGCGCACCACCCCACCGAGATGACCGCCGACCTGGAGGCCATGCGCGGCGCCGCCGGCGCCTCCCGCCTGCTCGTCGTCTTCCAGCCGCACCTCTTCTCCCGCACCCAGGAGCTGGGCAAGGAGATGGGCGACGCGCTGGCCCTCGCGGACGCCTCCGTCGTCCTCGACATCTACCCGGCCCGCGAGGACCCGATCCCGGGCGTCACCAGCGAGCTGATCATCGCCGCGGCCGAGCGGGCCGGCGCCGCCGTGACGCCCGTCCACGACAAGACCACCGTCCCGGACGTGATCGCGGGAATGGCGGGCCCCGGCGACCTCGTTCTCACGATGGGCGCGGGCGACGTCACGGACCTGGGTCCGCAGATCCTCGCCCGCCTGTCGAACTGA
- the msrB gene encoding peptide-methionine (R)-S-oxide reductase MsrB, which yields MAYEVEKPDEEWQAQLTPSEYQVLRLAGTEPAFRGEYTDTKTKGVYSCRACGAELFTSNEKFESHCGWPSFYDPKDSSAVELVADTSHGMIRTEVRCARCGSHLGHVFEGEGYPTPTDQRYCINSISLRLEPEEG from the coding sequence ATGGCGTACGAGGTCGAGAAGCCGGACGAGGAGTGGCAGGCGCAGCTGACCCCGTCGGAGTACCAGGTGCTCCGGCTGGCCGGCACGGAGCCCGCGTTCCGCGGTGAGTACACCGACACGAAGACGAAGGGCGTCTACTCCTGCCGCGCCTGCGGGGCGGAGCTCTTCACGTCGAACGAGAAGTTCGAGTCGCACTGCGGCTGGCCGTCCTTCTACGACCCGAAGGACAGCTCGGCCGTCGAGCTCGTCGCGGACACCTCCCACGGCATGATCCGCACGGAGGTCCGCTGCGCCCGCTGCGGCTCCCACCTGGGCCACGTCTTCGAGGGCGAGGGCTACCCGACCCCGACGGACCAGCGGTACTGCATCAACTCGATCTCCCTGCGTCTGGAGCCCGAGGAGGGCTGA